GTTTACTATAGTTGTTGATGGTAAGAATATTGAGGTTGATGTTCCTCGTTATGTGATGCCTAACGTTGAAAAGAATGCTGCTGGTTTGTATGCAAAACCTGATATGGATCTCATTGATCTTTTTATAGGTTCTGAGGGAATTTTAGGTGTGATAAGTGAAGTTGAGGTCAGGCTTATTCAAAAACCAGAACTTATATACACATTCTTTGTTCATTTTTCAGATGAGAGTGAAGCTATAAGGTTTTCACGTACCCTTAAAAACATTGCAAAAAAGGGAGAACTCAAGATTCTTGCTATTGAATTCTTCGATAAGAACTCAGTAGAATTCATTCGAGAAAAATATTCTGGTAATATTCCAAGTAGTTCAAACGCTATAATAGATGTTCTTATTGATGCATCAGAAAATGCTAATAGTGTTCTCAACAAATTTGCTGAAGTTTTAAATAAACATAATGTACTAGAAGCTTTTATGATGGATTCTAGAGATGCTAAAGAAATTAGGCACGCATTGCCTGAAGGCATAAATGAGTTCGTGAGATCAAAGAATGTTCACAAGGTAGCCACTGACATTGCTGTTCCTGATGAGCATTTTAATGAGATGATGCAGTGGTATTATAAAATTGGAGATAAAAGCAAAATTAGATATGTAATTTTTGGACATATCGGTAATAATCACCTGCACTTTAACTTTCTTCCATCAAATGAAGATGAACTTAAGACGGCTATGAAACTGATTACAATACTTTTAAGAAAGGCTGTAGAACTTAAGGGCACAGTGAGCGCTGAGCATGGTGTTGGTAAGAGGTATTATTTAGAAGATGATGAGAGAAGACCATTACTTGAACTTATGTATGGTCGTGAAGGGCTCATACAAATTGCAAAACTTAAACATGAACTAGATCCTAAACACATACTTAACATTGGTAACATGATACCAAAAGAATACTTAGCAAAAATCTAATTTATTTGCTCTGAAGTGTTGCTGTTTGCTTTATTATACATCTTAGAACGTTCTTTTAATTTTATATAGCTTAGTCTGGATTATTAGCTTATGTGGTGGTTTGTTGTACCTTCAAAGATTGCTTTTGGTGAGGATGCATTAGATGCGCTCAATGAAATGAGGGGGAAGAGAGCATTAATTATAACTGACAGAGTTATGGTAAATTTAGGCTATATTAAGCTTGTGGAGGGTAGATTAAGGGAGTATAGTTTTGATGTGATGTATTTTGATGGTGTTGAACCTGAACCATCTACAGAAGTTGTTTATAGGGCTCTCAAAATGGCGAACGAGTTTAAACCTGACTGGTTTGTTGCTGTAGGTGGTGGTTCAGCAATAGATACTGCGAAGGCCGTGTGGGTACTCTATGAAAGACCTGATAAAAAGATTGAGGAAATAAATCCTCTCGAACCTC
This region of Thermoprotei archaeon genomic DNA includes:
- a CDS encoding FAD-binding oxidoreductase, whose product is MNIVVAESPRLSSFCEKRVRESDDPSIIYNYLADESRIVIGNAQKVIFPRCEAHISDVLRRANEKNILITVSGGGTGITGSRVPLGGIVLSTEELTEVETKNENEELIEHVESGIKYSIALGRNHEFYARAPPGIPLAIFKRMVESEGLFYPPDPTELSAFLGGTVATNASGSMTFYYGSTRDFVRRLRVVLTNGRVLDIKRGKIFADNYKFTIVVDGKNIEVDVPRYVMPNVEKNAAGLYAKPDMDLIDLFIGSEGILGVISEVEVRLIQKPELIYTFFVHFSDESEAIRFSRTLKNIAKKGELKILAIEFFDKNSVEFIREKYSGNIPSSSNAIIDVLIDASENANSVLNKFAEVLNKHNVLEAFMMDSRDAKEIRHALPEGINEFVRSKNVHKVATDIAVPDEHFNEMMQWYYKIGDKSKIRYVIFGHIGNNHLHFNFLPSNEDELKTAMKLITILLRKAVELKGTVSAEHGVGKRYYLEDDERRPLLELMYGREGLIQIAKLKHELDPKHILNIGNMIPKEYLAKI